CTAAGACATCTTTATCGGGGTCAGACCACAAAAGATCACAAAGAAGACCTTGATCCGGTACATCAGTTGGTCGCATAATTCGCCGAATCTGCTCCATAGATTGAAGATCTGGTGATAAACctagtaaatgaaaaaaagaaaaaaaactgaagaaaacagaACTCTAAAAAGGATGTtagacctgctgtataaaaaaataaggtaaataaaattcaaaaagttttaaaaaataataataataataaaaagaaaggctCATGTAGCAATGCTCCTTactacttaaaataaataaataaaaataaaaataaaaaggatgttACCACTGTAACAGCTCCATTTGTCTACAGAGACACCCAGTGACTCTTACAAAGGCTTACATTAAATCTTTGGCTACGTTTTCTTATTTAGCTTTGGTCAAACAAAGGCAGGGGGCACTGGAACTTATTACATGCACTGATTTGCAAGGCACAGTGTGCTTAAATAGCATATGGAAAGTTACCTCAACATACAGAGCACCCTGGTGACCATTTGTAGTGACTGGGCATAGAGGATGCAGACACTCGGGTGATGTAGCTTTCTAGGAAACCTGCGCTGTCCAAGGACCATAAAGTCTATCAGACCAGCTCAGATGTAGCTGACTCTCATATGAGTTTAAAACCACATGCCCAACTCTACCAAAACCAGTTTAAGTATATAAGGAAGGCAGGGATGGTggatttattaaagtatagtgaGTTGGCTCTTTGATGGTTGTCTAATTTCTGACCACAGATGAAAAGAAATCAATCCTCTttgcaattattattttaattacatcATATACAGCACAACCACCAAGCAAAATAACTTTTAACATCTAGGTCAGAAAAATTTCTGAAAGGAAAGGATCAAAAACAGACCAAGGGGAAGTCTATTCACATTTTCAGTATCCTCGAGGATCTATGGTACAGCAtattaattgtttattttatattcaaaaaTCCTTTTGCTCTCTATTTTCAAAGCTGTTACAGAACCCTTAATTCCCTGTAACAAATCAATTGGGTACTCTGGACTTGTATCCAAATGATCCTGGATGTGCCAGAGTGGACCCAAGATGTAACACAGCAATATAGGAGTTACCTGACAGAGGAAGTCATCCCAATGATAACTCATTGGGATGATAGATGTCAAAGTGTACACTCCTTAGAAGAGATCAAAATCTATGTGGAATTAAAATCAGCCCACATACCTCCATGACAGCAGAATATTTTCTCATCCACGATGGCTGCTATCGGTAAACAGTTAAAGCAGTCTGTGAAAGTTTTCCATAGtttaatgttatatcttcttttaccTGTAAAAATTTTGGGATGGTTAAAAAGAGACTGGTGTTCTGTGGGTACATTCCCTCAGGACAAGTCCTCCAAGGCAAGGTTCTGACTACCTTAAGTAAACAAAAACTATGCTTTTATTAAGAAAGAGAGAATCAGATATATATAATAACTTGGAGATGTCTGATTTATAAGCAACAACTTACAGTTTCatatgaagtattttaaaattccatggaagtctgaaatcagaatTCCAGATATAATGATTAAGGATAACCATTAAATCTCAACAATGATTTGATAACACCAGCTCTGTTTGAAATCTAGTCTGTTTTGTCCACTCTCAACCTGCAAGTAGGTTCCTATTTCTAAAGGCAACTAAGAAGAACTCACACATGTGCCATTATAATCTTCCTTCTGAGGAAGCCTCTGAGAGTTAACACCCATCTCATCTCCCACCACCCTCAATAAGCTACTGGAACCATTTAATTCCCAGCCCCCCTAAATATTCTAGTAGGAAGCACAACGACTATAAAGGAATACAGATTGCTTATTACAGGCACGCCAGGATAGCCCTAACATGCTGCACAAACACTGAGAATGCCCCCCACCAAAAATGTTACAGGGTCGTTATATTCCCACCTCACCAACCCATATATTCCATGCATTCTGGAGTCATTGTGTGCTTTGAACAGAAGCATACCTTTAAGGCACTGTTTCCACAGGAAAACTATGTTCTGAGTAAAAAACCCACTCATAAACCCTGGAAATACAAATCTTTCTGAATTGGATGAGGAAGACCCAATTGTCAGGGTGCCTTCGTCTCCTGTACACTCCATACTAAAAAACACCAAAGGTCAAAGCACAATCTTACTCCTAAACCAAGAGTTTGTCCTCAGTCTCTTCTCCATTTTTATCCTGTGGACACTGAAAGGTTTACAGCTTTCAATGTACCCTTTCTTTTGAGTTCGAGAAGGGCCCAAGCAACAGGCTTCCTGAACCACATCTTCCACTCCACTGCAAATCAAGTCAGGGAGAAAGTTTAGCACAGGTTTGAAACGCAATGcaaatttaacaaacatttgaCTTCTCCCTTTGCAGaggaggatttttgttttttctcctaatAGTTTATGTTTCTCTATGACTGGGTATAACCCTCACCATGGTTCACCctgttttgtatttctttggagGCCACTAATTCCCTTTGTCCCATATCTTCCTTCACTGGAGTTTTCTGGAAGCTTAACAGAATTCCTCTCTACAAAAGCATGAAGGGGAACCTGTGCACCTCCAATTTCCAACAATGGTAATAATACAAgaacagggctgggctgggctgtccTAACCCCTATGTATAAAAGTGATTTGGTTCTGTCTCCATTTTCTACTGAAGCCTGTCTCTGAACAACATTCCAATGGCTCCCCTGGATTTTTCCTTTGCTCAGATGCTGCATTTGCCAGTGCCAACAGATTCTCTTCCTTCTTGAAGTCTGCTTCACTCCTTGATTCTTTAGTTTCACAACGCACTCCAGCTACTCTCATGGATTCCTTTGCTATTTTTGTTGGCTTCTCTATCAAAAATTAagatccttgggcttccctggtggctcagtggttaagaatccgcctgccaatgcaggggacatgggttccagccctggtccgggaagatctcacatgccgcggagcaacaaagtccatatcccacaactactgagcctgcgctctagagcccacaagccacaactactgagcctatgtgccacaactactgaagcccgcgcgcctagagcccgtgctccgcaacaagaagccaccgcaatgagaagcccgtgcaccacaacgaaaagagtagtccccgctcgccgcaactagagaaagcccgcgcacggcaacaaagactcaatgcagtcaaaaataaataaatttaaaaaaattttaagattcttcctcCTGTTGTCTCTGAGCATCAACTAAGTCCTCggctcctgcttcctctcctctctccatttCCTCCCTAAGGCCCCTTCAGACCACTAGCAGCATCTGGCTCCAGGATTCCTGGATAATTGCCAAGGTCTCTTCAAGCTTCCAAATCCTCAGATTCTGAGCCAGAACCCCTAATGCAGTTTCCTATTACTACAGACCAGACAGCTCTGGTATCAGAAAAGGATAACACACATTCACATTTTATCCAACAACAGATACCTCGGCTTTTCCAGGACTACAGTCATAAAATTGGGTGGCGGGGGAGAAATTGTAGCATAGAGTGCTTGTTACACTTAGGAAATAAGTCTACCACATAAAACAGTGGTTTTTAAATTGTTCCATGGACATTTCcatttgaataaaatttttcagtacaataaaaatttaacaaaattatcaaagtttttaaaaaaagtcggCAAAGCATCAACTGAAAGCCACCTAAGTCAAGGACACTTTTAGGCCCACAAATAGACTGGGTGGCAAATTATACCTGCCTGATGGGAGAGGGGAAAGCTGGAGTACAAGGTCATTACATCAGTCTTGAGGACGAACAAGAGTCAAAACTGATTCCAATCAGTGCTGACCTTCTAAATCATAGGGCCTCAcattaaacagaaacaaaaatgatgTAGCCAATACCCTCAGACTGGGATATATGTCACAACGAAGAGATCTTATGGATTTGAACTTCATTAATGAAAACATCAAAATACTTGCTAACAGCTGTGTAAAAAGGAACCTGTTCTAAAAAGTAGTAcctgtaacaaatacctaaaacaCAATGTTATAAAATTCTCTGCCTCTCATTTCATTACCTAAGGAGTAGTAACTAACTGCCCTACTAGTACTTCTCTGATAGACTCATTGTcaatatcaagtatctttcctgcCCAACTCAGGTGTCCCAGTCAGTTCAGAACCCACAGGATTTTTCTTCTTGATAACCCCTCCTGCCtcatcctgttttgttttgcttttaattttttactgaagtataattaattTCCTCCAGCCTCATCTTATGAGCTGGGTCTCAGGGCCATAGACAAACATATATAGTCATGTAAGAGGCTGCGAGTACGAGGGCCAAGTCTTTTAAACATAACCTTTCTAGCAATGTACTTCTAACAAATACGCTAGCTGAACACATCTATGTGAAACTGAGATGGAAAAACACCATACCCTGAGAGACTATAGGTTATTATTACAGTCTAGGGGAGGGTCACAGTGACAATGCTTTACCAGTCTTGTTATAATTATACTGGCAAGTGCTAGTAATTCAAATTCCTTTTCCTCCCAGCCTGAACCCTCCCGCTGGCAGAAATGATGAATACAAAAGGAAGATGGAggtaaggatttttttaaattaaaaaaaaaaaaaaaaaaaaaattttttttttttatagttactTAAAAACAGCAGCACCAACAAAAAAACTCTCCACCAAAACTGATTATTTTCAAGGCTTTAAGAAACttgtttctgggacttccctggtggtgcagtggttaagaatccacctgccagtgcaggggacatgggttcgagccctgatccgggaagatcccacatgccacagagcaactaagcccgtgcgccacaactactcagcctgcgttctagagcccgcgagccacaactactgaagcctgtgcgcctagagcccgtgctccacaacaagagaagccactgcaatgagaggcccgtgtactgcaacgaagagtagccctgctctcggcaactagagaaagcctgtgagcaacAACggagacccaactcagccaaaaataaacaataaaaaaaaatatatataataaattttaagaaaagactcttgtaaaaaaataaataaataaaaaataaaaggcttacttcatttaaaaaaagaaacaaaaacttgttTCTGTCAATTATCAACTCAAAGTGCACCTTCAACTAAATAATCCAAAATGGGtcataaaatgtataaattatacaaatatttttaattagcttttttccccaattttgttttctcctttcagcACAATTTCAGATAGTAACTGCTATTTTTCCTGGGGTGCAGATgtgccagaaggaaaaaaactacattacaaattacaaaaagtaattatttgtatattgcaagtttccatttatatgaaatgcctagaaaaggcaaacctatagagacagaaagtagattagtgcttGCATAgggctgtggtgatggttgcctaACTATGAATTTACttaatcactgaattgtacacttaagatgGATGAAGtttacaaaatgaaattttatctcAAAGTTGTCAAAAACGAAGCTAACTATTTGGACAGATTCTCAGAGTTGTACTAAGAATTAAATTATCTGTGACTATTTATCACAACAATTATCTTAAAGAAATCACCACTGTGATCGCTACTTCCTAATCTAATCATCACATCATACAAGAATCCAGGGCATTATTATACTGCAACGAGTGCTATTTTTTACcccaagaaagaaaaaccaggataAAAACAAGTTAATGAAATAGTAAACATGAGAAATCACAACACTACATCTAAACTTGCAAATCCTAACAGAAATATGTTCAGTTTATGACCAAGAATCTCAATTTGAGTAAATCTTCCTTAGACATAGAAAGTACTTACATTCATCATAAAATCCATAAATTCTATTGATGCTGGCACATTCGTGGTTTcctctgagaagaaaaaaattctcggGATATTTGATTTTGTAAGCCAGTAAGAGGCAGATGGTCTCCAATGACTGCTTTCCCCTGTCCACATAGTCCCCAAGAAACAGGTAGTTGCTTTCTGGCGGGAAACCACCGTACTCAAAAAGTCGAAGCAAATCATAGTATTGTCCATGGATATCACCTAGAAGCAAGAATTTTGTTACACAGTGTCTGCATACACATAGTCCAAACCACTAACATTACTAATTTCCAAACTTGTATCATATTTAGTTCAACTGAGCTTAGTGATAATTttacgtgtatgtgtgtatccAGACTCTCACACAAAACTCAACTAATTGGGAATTTATTTTATGGAAAGGATTATTAATGCCTAGGCAGGTCTTCTTGCCAAGTAACACGGTTTTCCTTTCAGGTTGGCTGATCAATATCAGATCTCCGACAGCGCAGTCTCTGGGGATCGTGTCAGCAGAAGTGCTGCACTCTTAACAAGCCCTGGCCTGGTGTGAACAAAGGTGTACACACACTACACCCACCAATGCATCTGGCTTTCAATGTCTCCCTGCTAGATAATGCCAAAGAGcattttacttaaaaacaaaaacaccacaaGCTTCATCAATGCAGTCAAATATGTTAGAAGAATAAATATAGCATTTCTCAGATAGAGTTTAGTTTTTATACCAGTTATCTGCATCTATCATGTAGAAACAGAACTACAAAACGGCATATTTTTAGGCATAACCAGTGTTGCTTTAAGCTTAAATATAATCCCTATATACTCATAATTCAGGCCTTTTCTTagctctccattctgtttcatttctttcctttcctctgcaatgtttATATTCGTTTagtgaaataattttaagaaaatgtgaaGCACATCTAAGCACATTAAGTCCATTAGAGGTATTTATTCTAAAGCtacaattatttaattttaagtagTTCCAGGTTACTCATAAATGGTAAATGATTTTGTTGGCTAACACAAAGTCATCTATATATCCTTGACTCAGTCAATCAATCACGTAACCAAAGATAACTGTTAGTGTGCCAAAACTTACCACATATTTTGAGTGGTGCTTCAAGTTCTAGTAGGATAGGCTGACTGAGAAAGATCTCTCGGGACTTTAAGCACAGTCCTCTGATTTCATTCTCCTGTAGCTGGACATTCTTACCAGGCTTGGACCCTCTCACTGTAGGGGAGAAAAACCCCAATTCAGTCAAGAGAAGTCAAAATAAGATTTAacgtaaaaattaaaaatatcggAAAAGGTAGAAGTTTTAAATAAAGAGGAGGCAAAAACAGTTTAACTACTTTCTGGCTAGGCTTTATTTTCAGGACACTTATAAAGAACATGATTTTAATGCTTAATTAGAATCTTAAAATCTTAAGACAGGATTTCAGAGATTTAGTTGCATTTTCTACACCAAGGTAAGACTTCTTTACAGTATCCTGATCAAGGGGTCATCCTCTCTGTGTATGAATACTGTTAGAAAAGTCTTATCGCTTGTGAAATCAGACTCCCCCTGGGCACAGCTCAAGGCCTCAGTTCTGCATCCAAGACATACAATTGGCCTGGTTCACCTATAACCCGCCCACCAGGCCAGCTCTTTTTGCCTCTCATCTTGTCTTCTCTTCTCCTGTCTTATAAATGAATTAGTATTTGTGTAGCAGGAGATTTTAGAGATTGCCATGTTACTGAGTTGGTTCTAAGAATTCCTCGTTTTAAAATGTGAGATTGGAAAAGCTCAGCTCTCCCCTCTCAATCAGTGTTTTTCAGAGGTCCACAGGTCTCTCAAGGGTCCCAGATTTATCTATGAAAAAACTTAagtgttgttttcatttcattaaaaCACACTGTACGCTTGCTGTGCATATTTGGCTGTGCAACTTTCTGGGCCTGCATTTGTGAATACAATCATGCCTGTACAGGGCAAAGGATGTCAGTGTGTACTGTGAGAAAGGTTTCCTAGTAATTTGAACAGATAAAAATtgagaaaaggcaaaaagaaatcaTGGCACAGCACCAAGTGTCCTAAACTCCCAAGTGCCCGCATCAGAGCACTCTGAGTTCTACTCACTATCAAAGTGAAGTACTATCAAAGTGAAGTACAAGATATCCTCTGGCCTTATAACAATTCATTTATCAGCAGGTAAGTAGTAGtaggaaataaaattgttttgattCCAGTTGTAACAGACTAGACAGttattaaatacataataaatagcaCTGAATTGCTAAATTTACCTTAATCTCACAGTTATGAACTGGCCTGCTTGCCAAAAACTCGCAGTCAAAGCCTTAATACTTGTTTTGTACAAGATTTATGAAAGCAAGCATTCTCCAAACTAGAATTGAAGCAAAAACACCGGACCAGACTAAATACAGAACTAAGGCTACATCTTTCCACCATTAAACCCAATATAAAGTGATGAGCAGATTAAATCAATGctgttaatttaaattttatcagtTTTGGAGGCTTTGTTTGTATTCAAAATCACAAAATCATTTGGCCTAATAGCTGAACAAGAGCAACAGGTTTAACTGGTTTGTATCTAGCTTTGTTCTGTAAATATTTAAGTAACATTACAGAGTAATAAAAACTACAAGTAAAAAACTCTGATGtctgttgagaatttttttccattaaaaaggaCTGTGTCCAAGTTTGAGAAATATTGTCTTAGGGGAAGCCATCCTTCAGCCTGAAGAGCCACTGAAACTGAATTCCCTGAAGAATCAAGTTTTGAGCAGAAATGGAAGGGTgttattttttttcaatgaaagacaataaataagaaaGGATGACACGTGAGAAGAATCAAACTCTTGAAgggcacaaaaaaaagaaaatgttgagtGCGCTGCATTGGGAGCCAGAAGCCCCAAGTTTCTGTCTTGATTTTATAGCTTGGGCAAATCACCTCTTTGGACTCCAAAATATGTAACTAAACTAAATGACTGACAGTCTCATTCTGATCAAAtattaagaaacaagaagcaaTTAAAGGGAAAGCATAGTAAGGATAATCTTTTGAGGGAATTAtgcaaaacagacacatatataatatttacaatagcaactGAGCTATTTGTAcaacaaaaaatgattttttttcagaacCAAAGAAATTTTTTGTCTCTAGACACACAAAGGAGAGGACTCAAGAAACACTCTCAATGGAAAGATAGTGGGATCCCTACTTCACTGGCCAGAAAACCCCAATCATTAGTGATTTTACCACAAGTCAGCCAGAAGCTTGGGCAGACTGCCCAACAGGAAACTTTACTTTTGGCTAGGAGACTCCTAGATGCTTCTGGTTTCAACCGGAATCTTTTTCAGCAGAGCCCCACACCTGTAAGTGAATAGCCCACTCTAAGTCTTTTGGGAGAATATGTAATAACTGACTTACACCTATAAGGAACACACAGGCTATTCTTTTAATATGAATGCTATCATATTACACCAATGCCATCAGATTAAATCAATGCTGCTAATATAAATTTTACTGGTTTTGGAGGCTTCCCACTACCACCGTTAGACATAGTTCATGGTAATTTTAGTTCTCTTATTCTGTTTGTCCCTCAAGTGGGAGTGTACAGAGATTAGTAAAGAACAATACtaacaatttaaaaagtattcctAATGTGgagtgaggatttttttttaattggggtactgttgttttacaatgttgtgttagtttctactgtacagcgaagtggagacccctgtgctatacagcaggttctcattagttacctgttttatacCTATTagttagtgtgtatgtgttaatcccaatctcccaattcatccaccaccctccgccccgccccttggtgtccatacgtttgttctctacctgtgtctctacttcttctgccttgcaaacaggttcatctgtaccatttttctacattccacatatatgcattggagtgaggattaaatgcagtTTTTCCAGAACAAATcaagatttattttatatttgatgaaCAGCACTCATTAAAAACAACATAGTCCCAAAGCTTCTTAAATTCCCTACAATcagctcaaaaaataaaattataaaaatagaaactgCCAAAACCATCTACCAACTGGCGAATACCTGCTCATCTTTCGTGACTGCTTAGATATCACTTCACTCTGGAAAACCTCTCTTAGCCATCTCCTCTCCCCTCAACAAGCCTGCTTTATGCTTTCTGAAATGCTCTCACAACACCTGGTCACTGCCCAGCACACACTGTGTATTATAATTGCCAGTCTGTTTCCACCTATTCATCTGGACCTCCTGGTAGAATGTAAACGCCAGGACCACACCACTTGCTCTGCAGTGTACATGCCCATGGTCAGTACATGGTAGGTGCACAAAATCTGTTGCATGAATGAAGTCTGAAAAAAATCTCTGTTAATTTGTGGCATTACAATTAGCGTGCATTCCAAGCTATATACTTTTGATTagcaaaaaacaagaacaaaaattgtGTCTGTGCCTTAAAATTACAAAGCAATAGTGTCATTTCCCCATAGGCTTTACTAGAGTTTCTAGTTGTGAAAATTTAGGATTACTCTTCAATTTCAAGTTGAAGATAATTTATGCAACAGAAGATAAAGATTTCAAAATGGGTTTTGGCAGTCTGAGTGAACACTGCAGACATTTCTTAAAAATGGCCAGTTAGCTAACAGCATAAAAATCTACTTTCACTATTTTCAGTGTCCATCAAATAGAATCATGCATTAGTTATAGCTAACACGAACCGAGCACTTCCCAGGCTTTATACTGCCATTCAACACAACAATCCCATGACGTTAGGCACTGTCACTTCTTTGGGTTACAGGCTGGAAGAGGCTCAGTGACTTggtccaagatcacagagcttgtAAGGACGACACCAGGCCCTGACTGACTCTAGGTCTGAAGCAGTGCTTCCACCAGACCACCCTCCCAATTAAGAATTTGTTCTTCATCttgaaaataagtttaaaatatacGGTATTAACTTAGAAACAAAACAACTGAAAGCAAGTAAACTAACACATAACTGTTTTTGTCATTTTACCAATTCATAAGcaataataaagatgaaaaagtgaaaaaaaaggaatttgttCTTCATTAAACTTCTAAACCAAAGGAGTTTTTATAGGACAAACTACTGAAACTCCAACATACAGTCATTGCTCCCTAAGAAAAATTTGATATGGGATATAAAATCATAAGGCATCCTTACAAATAGGAAGCATTAAATAAGAACTAAATGATGTAATCTGTTTAAGACTTTCAATATTCAGTTTTACCATGCTTCAttcaaatattcaacaaaatagTTGCTGGGCACCACTACatgccagaccctgtgctggaTGCTGGGGATACCCGGGCAACAGGACAGACAACTCTGTCCTTTTTCTTGAGaggtttacattctagtggaggatGCACAAAATAAGACAAACTAGGTAACCGCAGATTATTATAAATGCTGTAGCTAAAACTCGCCATCCATAAAAACTATGAAACTAAAAGTTTATCTCAGGGACATCTTCAATACCATTAAAAACACAAAGGCTTGAATATCTACTTTATCGCTATtagctacaaagaaaaaatgcaaaCAGTACAGCTCTGCTCAATAAAATCAGTCACTACTTTGTGGTTTAAAACCCTCACTGTGCTCTGTGCATGATGGGAGAAACCTACACAAAAAGGAGACCCTAGGTGGGAAACTCAAGGGCTGTCTCCTCATGATACCTTCCTAAGTAGTAGTTCAAATTGCATGTATCAAATTATTTCAACAATTGCCAACAGAATCCAAAATACTCCAACAAATAAGAATTCCATTTTCCAGGTGGAATGTTTCTCCTAAGTCCAGGTGCTAGGCACTGCATGGAAATAAAATCAGCAGGCACAGTGAACATATGTAGGTTAGTGATTGATGTATCAAAACGGTCAACTTAGATCTTAAACTCAGATCTTAAATGTgtgacttctctctcttttttt
The sequence above is a segment of the Eschrichtius robustus isolate mEscRob2 chromosome 14, mEscRob2.pri, whole genome shotgun sequence genome. Coding sequences within it:
- the PPP1CC gene encoding serine/threonine-protein phosphatase PP1-gamma catalytic subunit isoform X1, producing the protein MADIDKLNIDSIIQRLLEVRGSKPGKNVQLQENEIRGLCLKSREIFLSQPILLELEAPLKICGDIHGQYYDLLRLFEYGGFPPESNYLFLGDYVDRGKQSLETICLLLAYKIKYPENFFLLRGNHECASINRIYGFYDECKRRYNIKLWKTFTDCFNCLPIAAIVDEKIFCCHGGLSPDLQSMEQIRRIMRPTDVPDQGLLCDLLWSDPDKDVLGWGENDRGVSFTFGAEVVAKFLHKHDLDLICRAHQVVEDGYEFFAKRQLVTLFSAPNYCGEFDNAGAMMSVDETLMCSFQILKPAEKKKPNATRPVTPPRGMITKQAKK
- the PPP1CC gene encoding serine/threonine-protein phosphatase PP1-gamma catalytic subunit isoform X2, whose protein sequence is MADIDKLNIDSIIQRLLEVRGSKPGKNVQLQENEIRGLCLKSREIFLSQPILLELEAPLKICGDIHGQYYDLLRLFEYGGFPPESNYLFLGDYVDRGKQSLETICLLLAYKIKYPENFFLLRGNHECASINRIYGFYDECKRRYNIKLWKTFTDCFNCLPIAAIVDEKIFCCHGGLSPDLQSMEQIRRIMRPTDVPDQGLLCDLLWSDPDKDVLGWGENDRGVSFTFGAEVVAKFLHKHDLDLICRAHQVVEDGYEFFAKRQLVTLFSAPNYCGEFDNAGAMMSVDETLMCSFQILKPAEKKKPNATRPVTPPRVTSGLNPSIQKASNYRNNTVLYE